The Acidobacteriota bacterium genome contains a region encoding:
- a CDS encoding PIN domain-containing protein, which produces MSVENFIDTNVFVYQLERLDTRKAAIAEHLIRHGIASGTACISSQVVQECLNTAIRKAEIKLNRNEMEKYLQSVLAPLLRVQPSLRLYRSSLDIQSRYQFSFYDSLIVAAALEAGCKTLYSEDLQHGQQIDGVTIANPFRT; this is translated from the coding sequence ATGAGCGTTGAAAATTTCATTGACACTAACGTCTTCGTGTATCAGCTTGAGCGACTTGACACCCGCAAGGCCGCGATTGCAGAACATTTGATCCGGCATGGGATAGCGAGCGGAACTGCCTGTATCAGTTCTCAGGTCGTCCAGGAATGTCTCAACACGGCGATTCGTAAGGCGGAAATTAAGCTGAACAGGAATGAGATGGAAAAGTACCTGCAATCTGTGCTCGCGCCCTTGTTGCGGGTTCAGCCGAGTCTTCGCCTCTATCGATCATCCCTGGACATCCAGTCGCGTTATCAGTTTAGCTTCTACGACAGCCTGATCGTTGCCGCCGCGCTCGAAGCGGGCTGTAAAACCCTCTACAGCGAAGACCTGCAGCACGGACAGCAAATTGACGGAGTGACCATCGCAAACCCGTTCAGGACATGA
- a CDS encoding site-specific DNA-methyltransferase has product MAKTSRPRKPKVVATLTHGKVKRTNIPTAEYQAVMAEDDRNPIQVAYQRRNRDLDPQLVWRGKDHQDWSDLVVQAPPLFIQEKVHPKVLIDDLRQRSKERKKEDGRSPLQADLFADFNGLPSEAAATEFYQHDANWSNRMILGDSLQVMASLAEREGLRGKVQCMYIDPPYGIKFNSNFQWSTTSRDVKDGNVLHITREPEQVKAFRDIWRDGIHSYLTYLRDRLTVARDLLADSGSVFVQISDENVHLLRILVDEVFGPQNAVATIVWKKGAPSSKTIKNAFNYILWYAKDVDACKVRKLYRSREVNEGSTEDPKKLALWGELPDGITRPLTTDEKRAPWLVPEGTRVFRIQDLEGTGEHFAVEMNGNSYWPRKGRRWRGNPEQFQRLKYAGRISVTDKEGLGFKFFVVEDSPVIEFTNMWDDTAGNVQDMIYVVQTNAKIVSRCLLLATDPGDLVLDPTCGSGTTAYVAEQWGRRWITIDTSRVALALARSRVMGSRFPYYLLADSRDGQIKEGELVQKVPSEAPTYSDIRHGFVYERVPHITLKSIANNTEIDVICEKHEERLAPLRNRLSVAIGRTKTLEEWEIPRGIPQEWTEAALPMHEAFWKAIVARQREIDASIAAKADYEYLYDKPYEDKKKVRVAGPFTVESLSPHRLLGVNEDDELIEQADDRARNVAEARLGYGDTQDFTGLILDNLKTSGVQQAHKEDRIAFSSLRPWPGDLVCAEGTYVEGNADAGPQRRAGVFIGPEFGTVSRPDLVQAAREAADADFDVLIACAFNYDAHASEFSKLGRIPILKARMNADLHMADDLKNTGKGNLFVIFGEPDIDIIDAEDNQIQVKVNGVDVFHPNTGEIRSDNADGIACWFVDTDYNQESFFVRHAYFLGANDPYKSLKTTLRAEINQEAWETLHSDTSRPFPKPNSGRIAVKVINHLGDEVMKVFRV; this is encoded by the coding sequence ATGGCGAAAACATCAAGGCCCAGGAAGCCCAAAGTCGTGGCGACCCTCACCCACGGCAAGGTCAAGCGCACCAACATTCCCACGGCCGAGTACCAGGCGGTGATGGCGGAGGACGACCGCAATCCCATCCAGGTCGCCTATCAGCGCCGCAACCGGGACCTCGACCCGCAGCTAGTCTGGCGCGGCAAGGACCACCAGGACTGGTCGGATCTGGTGGTGCAGGCGCCGCCGCTATTCATTCAGGAAAAGGTGCATCCGAAGGTGCTGATCGACGACCTACGGCAGCGAAGCAAAGAGAGGAAGAAGGAAGACGGCAGATCCCCCTTACAGGCCGACCTGTTCGCCGACTTCAACGGTCTGCCCAGCGAAGCGGCCGCCACCGAGTTCTACCAGCACGACGCCAACTGGTCGAACCGGATGATCCTCGGGGACAGCCTGCAGGTGATGGCGTCACTGGCGGAGCGGGAGGGGCTGCGCGGCAAGGTGCAATGTATGTATATCGACCCACCGTATGGCATCAAGTTCAACTCCAACTTCCAGTGGTCTACCACCAGCCGCGATGTCAAGGACGGCAATGTCCTGCATATCACCCGCGAGCCGGAGCAGGTGAAGGCATTCCGGGATATCTGGCGGGATGGGATTCACTCCTATCTGACTTATCTGCGGGATCGATTGACAGTGGCGCGAGACTTATTGGCGGACAGTGGGTCGGTCTTCGTACAGATCAGTGACGAAAATGTGCATCTCTTGAGGATACTGGTCGACGAGGTCTTTGGCCCACAAAACGCAGTTGCGACGATTGTCTGGAAAAAGGGCGCTCCAAGCAGTAAGACAATTAAGAACGCATTCAACTACATTCTCTGGTACGCAAAGGACGTTGATGCCTGCAAGGTCCGCAAACTGTATAGATCCCGCGAGGTCAATGAAGGTTCTACAGAGGATCCTAAGAAGCTCGCCTTATGGGGAGAACTTCCTGACGGCATAACTAGACCGCTGACAACTGACGAGAAACGGGCTCCATGGCTCGTGCCCGAAGGAACACGAGTATTCAGAATTCAGGATCTAGAAGGGACGGGGGAACACTTTGCCGTTGAGATGAACGGAAATAGTTACTGGCCGCGCAAAGGCCGTCGTTGGCGAGGCAATCCGGAGCAGTTCCAGAGGCTGAAGTACGCCGGGCGCATTTCCGTCACTGACAAGGAGGGCCTTGGCTTTAAGTTTTTTGTCGTTGAGGATTCACCTGTGATTGAGTTTACGAACATGTGGGATGACACTGCGGGTAACGTTCAGGACATGATCTATGTCGTCCAAACGAATGCAAAAATAGTCAGCAGGTGCTTGCTGTTGGCTACCGACCCCGGCGACCTCGTCCTCGATCCTACCTGTGGCTCTGGTACCACCGCGTACGTCGCCGAGCAATGGGGACGCCGCTGGATCACCATTGACACTTCCAGGGTCGCTTTGGCGTTGGCCCGCTCCCGCGTCATGGGCTCCCGCTTCCCCTACTACCTTCTCGCCGACAGCCGCGACGGACAAATCAAGGAAGGCGAGCTTGTTCAGAAGGTTCCTTCGGAAGCTCCTACCTACAGCGACATTCGTCACGGTTTCGTGTACGAACGCGTCCCTCACATCACTCTCAAGTCCATCGCCAACAATACCGAAATCGACGTGATCTGTGAGAAGCATGAGGAGCGGTTGGCACCGCTCCGCAACCGGTTGTCGGTGGCTATTGGTCGGACCAAAACACTTGAAGAGTGGGAAATTCCGCGAGGAATCCCCCAGGAATGGACTGAGGCGGCGCTTCCTATGCATGAAGCTTTCTGGAAGGCGATAGTCGCTCGTCAGCGCGAAATCGACGCCTCGATCGCCGCCAAGGCCGACTACGAATACCTCTACGACAAGCCTTACGAAGACAAGAAAAAAGTCCGCGTTGCCGGACCTTTTACGGTGGAAAGCCTTTCGCCCCACCGCCTTCTGGGCGTGAATGAGGACGACGAACTCATTGAACAGGCCGATGATCGAGCTAGAAACGTCGCGGAAGCCCGGCTCGGCTACGGCGACACTCAGGACTTCACCGGGTTGATACTTGACAATCTCAAGACCTCCGGCGTCCAGCAAGCCCACAAGGAGGACCGCATCGCCTTCTCGTCTCTCAGACCCTGGCCCGGTGATCTCGTCTGCGCCGAGGGAACCTACGTCGAAGGCAACGCCGATGCCGGCCCCCAGAGACGCGCCGGCGTCTTCATCGGCCCCGAATTCGGCACTGTTTCCCGACCCGATCTCGTGCAAGCCGCCCGAGAAGCCGCCGACGCAGACTTCGACGTCCTGATCGCCTGCGCCTTCAACTACGACGCCCACGCCTCTGAGTTCAGCAAACTGGGCCGCATTCCCATCCTCAAGGCCCGCATGAACGCCGACCTCCACATGGCCGACGACCTCAAGAACACCGGCAAGGGCAACCTCTTCGTCATCTTTGGCGAACCGGATATCGACATCATCGACGCGGAAGACAACCAAATCCAAGTCAAGGTCAACGGCGTGGACGTCTTTCACCCAAACACCGGCGAGATCCGCAGCGACAACGCCGACGGCATCGCCTGCTGGTTCGTCGACACCGACTACAACCAGGAGAGCTTCTTCGTCCGCCACGCCTACTTCCTCGGCGCCAATGACCCCTACAAATCCCTCAAGACCACCCTAAGGGCCGAAATCAACCAGGAAGCCTGGGAAACCCTCCACAGCGACACCTCCCGGCCGTTCCCCAAGCCCAATTCCGGCCGAATTGCCGTCAAGGTCATCAACCACCTCGGGGATGAAGTGATGAAGGTCTTTCGGGTGTGA
- a CDS encoding type II toxin-antitoxin system VapC family toxin, whose translation MKRRVYIETTVISYLTARPARDVVVAGHQQSTRDWWTTAAERFELVISELVRQEAGAGDPDAVHTRLTLLASLSSLDATAEAQELAERLIRARAVPETAMRDAAHIAIAAANGVEYFVTWNFRHLANAVTRPRIESVCRLAGFESPVICTPEELMEDIDDEK comes from the coding sequence ATGAAACGTCGTGTATACATCGAAACCACCGTTATCAGCTACCTGACGGCCCGCCCGGCGCGCGACGTAGTTGTTGCTGGACATCAGCAGAGTACCCGAGACTGGTGGACGACCGCGGCGGAAAGGTTCGAGTTGGTCATTTCCGAGTTGGTTCGCCAAGAGGCCGGCGCTGGTGACCCTGACGCCGTCCACACCCGGCTCACCCTGCTCGCTTCACTTTCGTCGCTCGACGCGACTGCAGAAGCGCAGGAATTAGCCGAACGACTGATCAGGGCCAGGGCCGTGCCCGAGACCGCAATGCGAGACGCCGCGCACATTGCTATCGCCGCAGCCAACGGCGTCGAGTATTTTGTCACTTGGAACTTCCGCCACCTCGCCAATGCGGTGACAAGGCCGCGGATCGAGTCGGTCTGTCGGCTAGCTGGTTTTGAATCTCCGGTGATCTGCACCCCTGAAGAATTAATGGAGGACATCGACGATGAGAAATGA